Within the Siniperca chuatsi isolate FFG_IHB_CAS linkage group LG18, ASM2008510v1, whole genome shotgun sequence genome, the region atgactaatgactaatcaactaatcgactaattgtttaatCTCAAATTTGACATGCTGTTGGGTAgttacttatttttttacaatgcatcatattcagaagttcttcatatgttttgtatgtaaaataattaatttgtaaagtaactagtaactgcagctgtcagataacTAGTGGAGTAAAGTGTCATgaaagtacttaagtaaagcacAGATACCtgaaatttgtacttaaatgCAGCACTGAAGTAAATGTACACTGGTCCTGGAGTTCTTTGGCATTGTAAGAACTTGTTTTGATCATGTGACTGAGTTTATTGATACTATAGGCGAACAGAGGTCGTCATACCTGGGGGGGTTTCATCTGCATCGTCATCAAACTCATCTGACCACTCGTCCTCTTCTGTGTAGGCAGCGTCTGTGTGGATCAATGACAGAACGAGACACGCGTCTGGCTACTCAGTCACCATTTTGATCTACCTGGCGTATATAAACTAGTGTGGTGAGAATCGTTGGGATTCTCGATTCAGTAAGTGGCAAAGGGAGCCAGTAGTTTCAGGCGCTTACTCCAGTTCACTTTGTGTGCTTGGTTCACTGACATGCAGTAAGAAACATGACAAAGCAGAGAAAATCCTGTGAAAGCACGCAGCTTTAAATAGTTTGGAAGCATGTTCAGCGGTGTATTCAGATtctttagtaaaagtactaataccacactgtaaaagactccattacaagtaaaagtcctgcattgaaaatgttacttaagtaaaagtactcaatgcagagtAATGGCCATTTCATTTTGGATTAAACtgctggttattttcttgatcaatCCATTTATTCTAAATTATAGTCACAATTGAACACAGTGAcaccttcaaatgtcttgttttgtagcaGCAAagtgtcacatttgagaatctgaAACCATGAAACGTTTGCATGAGAAATTACGATTAATCCATTATCTAAACAGTTGAAATAAGTGATTGGAGTAAAACGTACTGACATGTAGTGGAGCAGAGGTAGAAGTGTggtgaaatggaaatactcaagtaaagtacagacAGATGTAGCGTACAGTTAGGCCTGCATTCCTCCACTGAGCATGTCACAGGCTTCTGCTGTAGTCTTTGTTCATGTATTACGCAACAGTTTCTGTcgcttttcatgtgaacaactgaGGTCAACACTATGAACGTCTTCCAGGAGAGGAACTGTGCTCTTTTATCCCCGTATTCCCCCTCTATCTCCCCCCTCTCTTAGTCTCTGCGTGATGGTGTTTAAACCTTTAACACAATATTCCACTTTTATCTTGCAGAGcgaattattaaattattaaatccCCAATGTGCCCAACTCTTGCCTTCTGTGTACTTGGATGTCAGTGATACACGAGGAACTAACTGACATCACTAAATCACCCGACCACCCAAAAGGATTGATTATATCGTCTATTCGGCGGGAGAAACTGAGAATTTGTTGTGTGTCTGACCTGCAGCTTGAACGGGTGAGCCTGTTGTCTCTGGTGGTGTAGGAGagacagctgcagcaggtgagTAAGACAGTACAGGTGAGACATGTGTGACAGGAGACAGGGGGGTCTTGGAAAAGGCCGGGACCACAGCTGGAGCAGGCGGAGGTGAGGCTGCCTGGCGAGGCTGCACCGGGACTTCTGTCTCAAAGGATTTCTGAGATAGAAACCGACTCTGCAGCTTCcctgaaagacagaaaacacgAATATAATAAATCCCTTCACGTTTCATCGAGTGTTATTTACGCTGGATTTGTGTCGTTTACCGGGTCTGGCTGCAGCAGGAGACGGTCTGTCGTCGGCCTCAAAGCTCTGCTCCCTCTGCTTGAATACATCTCTGGGATTAAATGATCTCTGAGAAATCAGTGATTTGGCCTCCTGTGAATGACAGCGAGAGAGATTAAAGGGgtattaatcaatcaatcatcgatttagtattgcacttccataaagaaGGGGGACatacaagagacagatttaaaattGAAGCAGAATGAGGCATGTCTGCCTACTTTATGGACATTTAGACCCTGGTATGGGTCAAGCTCAAAAAATGcaggatcctacatttcccacaatgcaactcaaatGCTTCTTTCATCAGACCCTTCTGAAGAAAAACACTTCTGAAACCAGCAGCTCCTCACACTTTGTAACTCTATATGTTAAtataatgatattattattaatgatatAATTTATTATGATAATACATTAGATCATTCACATGTACATCATGTCATACTCACATTAGCTTTCTGCACTGACGCAGCAGAGTTGATGCCTGTCTTCTTGCTTTGGTTTTCCTGCTGGTTCTAAAACAGACACATGAAATTTTATGGTAAACGATCTAAAACAGGATCATTctgatttattacaacttgggtgttatttttttgcagatttGGCCGTCATCTCTGCACATGATATTCAGTTATGCGTCTCTTTTAATCCTCAGAACAACTACTTGGTTCGAACTTGATCCTAACGAGCAGAACCCGAGCCTAAGGGCTGGTTGTGTCTCACGCTGAGATGGAGATGAATATTCATGCTTTGATTTCATCCCGTCTAGGCGACTGCAACTCCCTGTTCACCTGTCTTAGCAAAACATCCCCGGGCCCGTTTCCCAACAACGACAGATTCATCATTCATGTTCCCGGGTGCAAGTCAGTGTAAGAAAGTAAACTCTGATTTAGCTGCTGCTCGAGGCAGACGTTACTCTGAGACATATTAAACCTAAAACGAAGCAGTGATGGTTCCTATAAGTTTCGTGAATATGCATCTCGTCTGTTCATCATCTCTGTATTAACGACAACATACACaccataaataaaaagaaaagagatgatACAGAACCTGTCCCTCGTTAATCTAAGAGCTTCTTTAGTTAggatgcttttgggaaacacCTCTTGAGCTTAACGAGGTTCGTAAAATGGATTTTACGATCATCTTAGCCTTAACATGCTTTGGGGAAATGAGGCCCAGGTCCAAAGTGGTCCCGTGTaactctttacactggcttccatCAAATTCAGGGTCCAGTTCAAGTTTCTTGTGGTCCCTGTTAGAGCTCTGCAGGGTCAGACGCCTGCCTACATTAGAGATCTACAGCAGCCTTTTATTACCAGCAGGTCCTCTGATCAGCAACCTGCCTGATCGTCTGACGGCTCCTGTTTCTCGACCCGTCAGATTTCTTTTTGCtgatgttcccagatctcagatATTAACTTGTTAAGTACAATATTAGAATtactgattattattttctgttgaatcAGCTCACCTGTCGctgctgctccctctctctttcctcttcttctctctgcctctgatgAATCCTgccatatacacaaacacaaacagcacaatAATCAATAGCTTTGATTCtttggttatgtgtgtgtgtgtgtgtgttgttgttgttgtgtgtttcacTTGCTTGTCCTGTTCAATCTGCTGAGCTTTCTCCTttgctttcctctccctctccttcgcCTGCTTCTCgtccacctccctcctctccctctccaacaTTTGTCTCTCCAGCTCCGCTCGTTTGTTCTCCTCCTGTCGACGGACTTCTTCATCCCTCTGAAGAACAGAGTTGTGTTATTCTTAAATTGAATAAAACTACAGATACTCTGGTCACATGTGTGGCAAACACGAAGAGAAACCTGAGCTTGGACCCAGAAGTCGTCCTTTTTGGTTTGTTGAATTTCCTCCCCAGCATTGATCTTCTGATACACAGAACCCTGTTATGTCAGAGAATAAATTGAGAAATAGTGAATTAAGCTCAAACAAACCCATATTTTAGTGTCTGGTCTATAGGTCTTCTGCTACATGTGACATTCGGCAACCCTGTCTTCTCTGTATTACGTTTATGGACTAATTATTGGTGCTAAATAAGTTTTGAAGGAAAAGTAGCTGGCAGCGAACTCATACGTACAAAAGCTCAACTTTGACACCAGAGTCTTGTGTGTGGTTAGGTTCAGACAACAAAATCACTTTAGTTAAAGTTACTAAAAGATGGTTTCAGTTATATGCTAATAAAGTAAACACGTCCTGTCTCGTGCTTCGAGTTactgttgactttttaaatgtttaaccaTCTTTCCTGAATGAGTGCTTCGAGTGGGTAAAGGAGTACTTCCACAGCGGAGTGTGTCCTCTCACCACAGGTCCTCTGGGTGCTTCTCTGtattcttgtgtttgtttgtggaaaTTAAAGTTGCCTCCAGACGCTTTGGCCACTTTCTCCAAGATGGTCTCCGGTTCCACGTCTTCCTCTCCCCGGGCGTTTACGGTCACATGGGCTCCctgtggtcacacacacacacatgtcggTGCTGCTCAGATTTACATACAAAGTCCCACACAGAGCTATAGTGACATAAGAGGATAAAGCTACAAACGGGCATTTTGGGGGaatgttatttaaattgttaacaggaaacaaagacaagattttaaaaaaacaccatgCAATGTGGAGAAGAGATTTGAAATTTAGGGCTTTTGTGGTCAACTGaaggtttttagccatgctagctgcacGGCTCCGTGGAGGGACCACTTTGgtccggactgaaatatctcaacaactatttgatggattgtcatgaaatgtggttcagactttcatgtccccctcaggatgaactgtaacaactttggtgatcctctgacttttcatccagcgccatcatcaggtcaaagttttaatgtgtccaacactttggtttatgaccgattacctgcagaactgatgacgctcccatcggcctcagctgcactttgcgtttactgctaattagccaatgttagcatgcttatacactaaactaagatggtgaacacggtgaacattatacctgctaaacatcagcatgttagcattgttattgtgagcatgttagcatgctgatgttagcatttagctaaaagcactGTTGCGTCTAAGTACAGCggcacagagctgctagcacggTCCACTCTTAGTTTCTACATCTTATACCTTTTACAGAAaggtaacattttaaaacatggtTTTCCACCTCAGTATAAGGACACCGAAGATTTAAATCAAACAGGGATTTGTGAAACTTAagttacatatttacatttaagctGCTTAACATTATTTCTAAACAATATGAGAATTCAGAGGCAATTGCATGGTACTTCTGGAGGTAAAACCCCTAAATGTTGATGTTATCATTGATATAATTCTGAGTTATCTTTAAACATGTAATGTCCGATCACAGAGTCTCATTCACAGGTCAATTTCAGAACTGCAGCCACTAATATTTGTTATGCTTATAATATATTCACTCTTAGTGTCTAATAAATGAACTCTCTGACAACATTGTACAGGAAACCACACTTTATTTTAGTCTTACAAGCCATAACCAGCAGACAACCAGTGATTCATGCTTATAATTAATTCCTCTGTCAGAAACTGTAACATGTGGTTAACTTTCACCCACAGTAGCAGAAAGTCACAGAGTCACACTCACCTTTAGGAAGTTGGCCATTGAGCTCACATGGTTGGCACACATTCCTTTTCGAGAGTCCTTCACACCTTCACCTGTCTGTTATGCGTGTACgtgtataaaaacaaacatcatgcacacacacacacacatagaaacacataaaCCTCCGAAGCTGATCCAAGGacatctgtatttgtgtgtttgttttgcctgTATGAGTGTGCATTTGTTGTGCGTCTCACCCAGTTTATGAGGACATATTTGGGCAGACCAGAGTTGGGGTCCTGGACACGACAGAAAGCGTACATCACCTTCCCACTGTTCAGCTCCTCCACCATCTCCTGCAATCCCccatctacacacacagacagagaatcTAATTATCTTACACAAATATTTCTCACAACCACATCGATTCTACATTACCAGCAGGTCTCTAAAGTCCTCTGATCAGGGTCTGCTGGTTGTTCCTCAATCTAGGCTTAAAACTAAAGGGGGACTGAGCTTTTGAGGTTGAGACTCCCAAACGTTGGGACTCTCTCCCCTTTGGACTTTAAGCAACTACAACgagtttttaactggttatgaaacagtctcaatttaatactgatgcctcTATATGACCGACATAAGCAACCGAGACCATCAGCGAGAAGATTGGCTCTTTCTGTGTAAGTATTCTTAACGCCTGTCATCGGGTTCGATTCCCCCGTGAAATCAGACAAAACGATTTACCGCACGCAGACCAGAAGAGcccatgtttacatttttccagGCAGAGTTTCGCAGTGAGTAGTGCGTTAGCCAgttaaaaggaagcaggaggagatttttctttagagaattttatttttgacattataaTTTGAGGCCATGGCTGGTACTGCAGCAggatcagcaaagagaaaaagaaaagaaacagtgaCAATAAGGTGCTGTAGTTCATAAAGGATCAGACTTTACACTGTTACACTAGTGACAAAATCAGTATGATAGTAATTAGTACATAGTGGTTCCAATGTACAGATTTAAGTTACTTTAAAATTCTGTGAGTGAAAGAGAAACTTATTTAAAATTagttaaacagtttttttcttaCCTCCTTTTTCTGCTAGACGAATATCATTACTGTTCCCTTCATAAGTAAACAGcgccctgaaaacacacaaaggtgTATCAGAACCAGAATATCAGAGTACCATGATGTAGGGCTGTTATGATTACAGATTTCAGTCAAGTTTAAAACTAAATCACAGACGATTATTTTCTCTAAGTAAGAGACGGCTCACCAGTTTGTGTCCACGTTGCCATCCACCACTTCTTTATAAGCAGCCATGAGAGCGGGGCCATTCTTACTCAGattcactgccatgtttttCCAGGTTTCTTCATTCACAGTTCAAACAGGCTGCCAGTAATCAAACGCATGAGAGAGATCCAACAGCCTCGGGAGATGTGGCAAAGTGCTTTCCAGAAAATCCAGAACACAGACGGATAAAAAGGTGATCTTGTAATTCCCTTCTTTGTAGGAAAACCTGAACGGTGTCACAGCAGAATTACTGCGACTCTGATTTATTGTTATTTCCAGAGCAGATTTTCCTCCACGCCTGATGTGCCAAACCAGTCGGGGGAGAAGATCAAAACCTGATCAACCACATTCTTACAGAAGTTACTCACCTCTGACTTACCTTTATTCATTAACCAGACAATATTGTATCTGAATGAGAAAATATgcatttattcatattattcCTGGGTGTTCTCTTCTATACGGCTCTCGCTGAGAGTCAATGAGAGCATTGAGACAATAACATGTTAAATGTGGCttgaaagcagtgtgtgtgtgtgtgtgtgtgtgtgtgtgtgtgtgtgtgtgtgtgtgtgtgtgtgtgtgtgtgtgtgtctgattgcTTGGCGCAGAGACGGAAGAGAAGCAAATGGAGCATCTACCACAGTGCAAAAAGTGAACTGCACGGAAGTCTTCAAACATAATTTATGTATTTCTAATTATGATATGAcgcttctagtctttatgctaagctaggctaatcaacGCCTGGCTCTAGCTTCCTTTAACGCACTACCACAGacaactttggacagagccaggctagcagtttccccgtttccagcctttatgctaagctaagctaactcccagctgtagctttatatttaccttaCAAACatcagagtggtatcagtcttctcatctaaccctcaGCAACAAAGTAAATAAGCGTATTTCATGTCGAACCATTCCTTTAAACCTGagtctgctgtctgtgtttaaagGAATTGCtcaacatttggggaaatacgcttgttctgtttattgtgttttaaatctCATCTCTTAAGACCTATTTAGGCCTCTTCTCTTATTTAATCTCTTTGGTTGCCCTCCAGCAAGTGACAAGACTAAAAGACTAAAGACTAAAAACAGCACTGCACCACATCGTCACATCTCTGATGACACTGCTCTGGTCTCGCTGATGAAGGAGGAAGCGGAGCCAGTCAGACagttaaaagagtactccactgatttatcATTGCACTGTCAGACAACAGTTGTTAAAAAAAGGCttaaaatcgatgcagcagaaccagagatgtcatctttttttattccacattcttcttccttgtcaaaacctggcacctacattacccacaatgcaactcaaccgccGACAGTTGGGTGGGAGATTGGGGtttgttatgctagtagcagctaatgtagcctgtagcctgcagcagagacgagcagTGGGCTGCAGAGCTCACTGCtctctaactccacaccaacagatttgtttcatcttcaaacttgtagtcttcagccccgaccaacgctgactcaagtgacatcacttgaggacatttatcagacttcacacggctccctctggagacactaaaggctttataccACTTATTTCACATGTGTCGTGGTACTCCTAAAAACCTATTAACTGACCTCGGTGTGTATTTGATGAATTGGTACAGTTGATAACATCTTCATCCGTAACACCACCTGCAGCTGCTCTTGGAGGAAATTTCAAAGAGGGAAAAATATTAACTAATCCATGGGTGGAGTATAATAAGTAGTCTGTTTCCACACACCTGTGGTGCAGTGAACCCAGTACATGCAAGTACATATTTTACCACTAGGTGGGGGTTTAACATAGGAAATCATAAATGCTTTAACCACCAGGGACAAAAACCTAGAGGAAGAGACTTACTTTAGTGTGTCTCAACATTAAGCTATAGGGCTGGTGATAgtgtatatttttctaattgaaaagacccaaacaacaacatgttagtccgtctctcaatactgtctgacttcctgtctgtggctctcagctccaag harbors:
- the LOC122865434 gene encoding drebrin-like protein A — its product is MAVNLSKNGPALMAAYKEVVDGNVDTNWALFTYEGNSNDIRLAEKGDGGLQEMVEELNSGKVMYAFCRVQDPNSGLPKYVLINWTGEGVKDSRKGMCANHVSSMANFLKGAHVTVNARGEEDVEPETILEKVAKASGGNFNFHKQTQEYREAPRGPVGSVYQKINAGEEIQQTKKDDFWVQAQRDEEVRRQEENKRAELERQMLERERREVDEKQAKERERKAKEKAQQIEQDKIHQRQREEEEREREQQRQNQQENQSKKTGINSAASVQKANEAKSLISQRSFNPRDVFKQREQSFEADDRPSPAAARPGKLQSRFLSQKSFETEVPVQPRQAASPPPAPAVVPAFSKTPLSPVTHVSPVLSYSPAAAVSPTPPETTGSPVQAADAAYTEEDEWSDEFDDDADETPPAEDDLYETPHPVGTEEDLYEVVSQESPTAEDVKASGQDICARALYDYQAVDDTEITFDPDDIITGIEMVDEGWWRGYGPDGRYGMFPANYVELL